In the Mytilus trossulus isolate FHL-02 chromosome 1, PNRI_Mtr1.1.1.hap1, whole genome shotgun sequence genome, one interval contains:
- the LOC134680668 gene encoding Krueppel-like factor 12, with protein sequence MEDFMPLWSSLEREQYTLQRLNSSGDEIDIGSEGQRSSSPSSVWSTDSMDDEMYLEYLFSQGLADSLEKTIAVMPTISCEDHSHLNNFHIKENDSSDSDISVVEQKVMDDVFGANETNGTVNNEKDFVVLGVGLQNLMHNYAAKNSLGVSSSTVQEYQIELPLKSPTLTHINKSYINRTQFTLATNSLLAQSSLLNTVKMRNIKASTPRTNSATKDKNEEKIYHCTYAGCNKVYSKSSHLKAHLRRHTGEKPFECTWPGCGWRFSRSDELARHKRSHSGIKPYQCKICEKRFSRSDHLSKHLKVHRKR encoded by the coding sequence ATGGAAGATTTTATGCCTTTATGGTCAAGCTTAGAAAGAGAACAATATACCCTTCAGAGACTTAATTCATCGGGCGACGAAATAGACATCGGCTCAGAGGGTCAAAGGAGTAGCAGTCCGTCTAGCGTGTGGAGCACGGATAGCATGGACGATGAAATGtatcttgaatatttgttttctcagGGATTAGCTGACAGTTTAGAAAAGACAATAGCCGTGATGCCAACTATATCGTGTGAGGATCATTCGCATCTGAACAATTTTCATATCAAGGAAAATGATAGCTCGGACTCTGACATAAGTGTTGTAGAACAGAAAGTTATGGATGATGTTTTTGGAGCTAACGAAACGAACGGAACTGTAAACAATGAAAAGGATTTCGTAGTATTAGGAGTTGGACTTCAAAACCTGATGCATAACTATGCAGCAAAAAATTCATTAGGAGTAAGTAGTTCAACTGTTCAGGAATACCAAATAGAGTTGCCATTAAAATCACCTACACTTACACATATAAACAAATCATATATCAACCGCACACAGTTTACATTAGCAACGAATTCTTTACTAGCGCAATCAAGTTTATTAAACACTGTGAAAATGAGAAATATAAAAGCCTCTACACCAAGGACCAACAGTGCAACTAAAGACAAAAACGAGGAGAAAATTTATCACTGTACGTACGCTGGGTGTAATAAAGTGTATAGCAAGAGCTCTCATTTGAAAGCACATCTACGTCGACATACGGGAGAGAAGCCGTTTGAATGCACGTGGCCTGGATGTGGCTGGCGCTTCTCGCGCTCAGACGAACTTGCGCGACATAAACGATCTCATTCAGGAATAAAACCTTACCAGTgtaaaatttgtgaaaagagATTTTCAAGGTCAGATCATTTGTCCAAACATCTTAAAGTTCATCGAAAGCGATAG